From the Macaca thibetana thibetana isolate TM-01 chromosome 12, ASM2454274v1, whole genome shotgun sequence genome, one window contains:
- the ERFE gene encoding erythroferrone — MAPARRPAGARLLLVYAGLLAAAAGLGSPEPGAPSRSRAREEPSPGNELPWGPRESRAGPAARLPEPTADRAHSIDPRDTWMLFVRQSDKGVNGKKRTKGKAKKLKFGLPGPPGPPGPQGPPGPIIPPEALLKEFQLLLKGAVRQRERVEHEPCTCGPSGSVAASLAPVSATAGEDDDDAAGDVVALLAAPLAPGPRAPRVEAAFLCRLRRDALVERRALHELGIYYLPDSEGAFRRGSGLNLTSGQYRAPVAGFYALAATLHVALGEPPRRGPPRPRDHLRLLICIQSRCQRNTSLEAIMGLENSSELFTISVNGILYLQVGQWASVFLDNASGSSLTVRSGSHFSAVLLGV; from the exons ATGGCCCCGGCCCGCCGCCCCGCCGGAGCCCGCCTGCTGCTTGTCTACGCGGGCCTGCTGGCCGCCGCCGCGGGCCTGGGGTCCCCGGAGCCTGGGGCGCCCTCGAGGAGCCGCGCCCGCGAGGAGCCGTCGCCCGGGAACGAGCTGCCCTGGGGCCCCAGGGAGAGCCGCGCGGGGCCGGCCGCCCGTCTGCCG GAGCCCACCGCCGATCGTGCACACAGCATCGACCCCCGGGACACCTGGATGCTTTTCGTCAGGCAGAGTGACAAGGGTGTCAACGGCAAGAAGAGGACCAAGGGCAAGGCCAAGAAGCTGAAG TTCGGCTTGCCAGGGCCCCCTGGGCCTCCCGGTCCCCAGGGCCCCCCAGGCCCCATCATCCCACCCGAGGCGCTGCTGAAGGAGTTCCAGCTGCTGCTGAAAG GCGCTGTGCGGCAGCGGGAGCGCGTGGAGCACGAACCCTGCACATGCGGCCCCTCCGGGTCCGTCGCTGCGAGCCTAGCCCCGGTCTCGGCCACCGCCGGGGAGGACGACGACGACGCGGCGGGGGACGTGGTGGCACTGCTGGCCGCGCCCCTGGCCCCGGGGCCGCGGGCGCCGCGCGTGGAAGCCGCTTTCCTCTGCCGCCTGCGCCGGGACGCGTTGGTGGAGCGGCGCGCGCTGCACGAGCTGGGCATCTACTACCTG CCCGACTCGGAGGGTGCCTTCCGCCGCGGCTCAGGCCTGAACTTGACCAGTGGCCAGTACAGGGCGCCCGTGGCTGGCTTCTACGCGCTCGCCGCCACGCTGCACGTGG CGCTCGGGGAGCCGCCGAGGAGGGGGCCGCCGCGCCCCCGAGACCACCTGCGCCTGCTCATCTGCATCCAGTCCCGGTGCCAGCGCAACAC CTCCCTGGAGGCCATCATGGGCCTGGAGAACAGCAGTGAGCTCTTCACCATCTCCGTGAACGGCATCCTGTACCTGCAG GTGGGGCAGTGGGCCTCCGTGTTCTTGGACAACGCCAGCGGCTCCTCCCTCACAGTGCGCAGTGGCTCCCACTTCAGTGCTGTCCTCCTGGGCGTGTGA
- the LOC126933054 gene encoding uncharacterized protein LOC126933054, with the protein MCGQCRSSSGHMQEEAHPELCPHWPLQFSSQSHGRQAYGRDVHTGGPGARGDSGHHLGLFPGLLSTCPDGLFVFPAPSPTFFTSLHVLMEYRVYQPGPLPGRGSADAGLRGLPQGSTPCVLTAQKGQGLPPIPWSPSAPWSSLPLP; encoded by the exons ATGTGTGGACAGTGTCGGAGTAGCAGTGGCCACATGCAGGAAGAGGCCCACCCGGAACTCTGCCCACACtggccactgcagttcagctcacagAGCCACGGCAGGCAGGCCTACGGACGTGACGTGCACACTGGTGGTCCGGGAGCCAGGGGTGATTCAGGACACCATCTTG GACTCTTTCCTGGCCTGCTCAGCACCTGCCCAGATGGCCTCTTCGTCTTTCCTGCGCCCAGCCCCACCTTTTTCACCTCTCTTCATGTTCTCATGGAGTACAGAGTGTACCAGCCAGGGCCCCTACCTGGAAGAGGGTCAGCTGATGCAGGCCTGAGGGGGCTGCCACAGGGAAGTACGCCGTGTGTTCTTACTGCTCAGAAGGGACAGGGTCTCCCACCAATCCCCTGGTCTCCATCAGCTCCTTGgtcttccctgcccctcccctaa